Part of the Streptomyces antimycoticus genome, GATGTCGCCGACGGTGCCGCCGACCTCGGTGATGACGACGTCCACATCATCGGTGGCCATGCGCCGGATCCGGTGCTTGATCTCGTTGGTGATGTGCGGGATGACCTGCACGGTGTCACCGAGGTACTCACCGCGCCGCTCCTTGGCGATTACGGTGGAATACACCTGTCCGGTGGTCACATTGGCCGAGCCGTCGAGGTCGACGTCCAGGAAGCGCTCGTAGTGGCCGATGTCCAGGTCGGTCTCGGCGCCGTCGTTGGTGACGAACACCTCACCGTGCTGGAAGGGGTTCATCGTGCCCGGGTCGACGTTCAGATACGGATCGAGCTTCTGCATGGTGACGCGCAGACCGCGCGCCTTCAGCAAGGCCCCCAGACTGGAGGCGGTAAGACCCTTGCCGAGTGAGGAGGCGACACCCCCGGTGACGAAGAGGTGCTTGGTCGTCATGGGCTTAGCGGCAATGGCCAAGAGGGGGCTCCCGTGGTCGCGTGGTGAGGGTGCGTACGGCAGCCACTCCGGATTCGGGGGGTGCCGTCGCTGATGGTTCGGGGGTTTTGTGCCCGCCGCTCCACGGGCTACCAGGGTATCAGCGCCTCGGAGCGGCCGGTGATGACCTGGTTCCCGCGTTCGGTCTGCGCAACCGCCCGAACACCATGCGTGACCTGGCCACCCGATCGGCCGCGAGATGCGAGCCACGATGTGGACGGGCTCAAGCGGATCACCGTTGTCCGTCGTATCCTCATCGGACGCACGCATGCGAGCCACCCGGCACGGCACCACCAGCACGCCCCCGGAACAAGAGCTCGTCAGAATTTCCGAGACCGTAAGAAGCGCCCTCCGGGGTGGTACGGCCGTTCGAATGGGGAATGCACGTGGCCGGGCGTATCGAGGATTACGCACTGATTGGTGATATGCAGACCGCCGCCCTCGTCTGCAGGGACGGCACGGTCGACTGGCTGTGCCTGCCGCGGTTCGACTCCCATGCCGTCTTCGCCGGTCTGCTGGGCACTGAGGAACACGGTTTCTGGCGCCTCGGGCCCGCCTTCCCCTCGGGGAGCCAGCCGCCCGCCGCCGACCGCCGCCGCTACCGCGGCGACTCGCTGGTGCTGGAATCGGAGTGGGACACTCCGCGCGGCACGGTCCGTGTGATCGACTTCATGCCGCCCCGTGACGGCGCCCCGCAACTGGTGCGGATCGTCGAGGGGGTCAGCGGCCGGGTGCCGATGCGCTCCGCGCTGCGGATGCGGTTCTCCTACGGCTGGGTCGTGCCGTGGGTGCACCGGGTGGACACCCGCACCGTCGCCGTCGCCGGCCCGGACTCCGTCTGGCTGGACACCGAGGCCGACACCTACGGCAAGGACCTCACCACCTACTCCGACTTCACGGTGGGCCCCGGCGACCGGATCGCCTTCACCATCAGCTGGCAGCCCTCGCACAACGAGCCGCCGGCGCTGCCCGAGCCGGAGGTCGCCCTGGAGGCCACCGAGGCGTTCTGGCGGGAGTGGGTCGAGCACTGCACGTACCACGGCCCCTACCGGGACGCGGTGGTCCGCTCGCTGATCACGCTCAAGGCGCTGACCTACGCCCCCACCGGCGGCATCGTCGCGGCGCCCACCACCTCGCTCCCCGAGGAGATCGGCGGTGTCCGGAACTGGGACTACCGCTTCACCTGGCTGCGGGACGCCGCGATCACCCTCTCCTCGCTGCTGCGCACCGGCTACCGCGAGGAAGCGCGCGCCTGGCGCGAATGGCTGCTGCGCGCGGTCGCGGGCGACCCGGAGAACCTGCAGATCATGTACGGCATCGCGGGCGAGCGGGAGTTGGCCGAGGCCGAGCTGACCTGGCTGCCCGGCTATGAGAACTCCCAGCCGGTCCGGGTCGGCAACGGCGCGGCGGGCCAGCTCCAGCTCGACGTCTACGGCGAGGTCACCGAGGCGCTGCACCTGGCCCATATGACGGGCCTGGCGCGCAACGACTACGCGAGCGTGCTGCAGCTCAAGCTGATCCGCTACCTCGAGGAGCACTGGGACGAGCCGGACGAGGGCATCTGGGAGGTGCGCGGGCCGCGCCGCCACTTCGTGCACTCCAAGGTGATGGCCTGGGTCGCGGTCGACCGCACCGTCAAGCTCATCGAATCCGGCGATGTGGACGGGCCGTTGGAGCGCT contains:
- a CDS encoding glycoside hydrolase family 15 protein; the encoded protein is MHVAGRIEDYALIGDMQTAALVCRDGTVDWLCLPRFDSHAVFAGLLGTEEHGFWRLGPAFPSGSQPPAADRRRYRGDSLVLESEWDTPRGTVRVIDFMPPRDGAPQLVRIVEGVSGRVPMRSALRMRFSYGWVVPWVHRVDTRTVAVAGPDSVWLDTEADTYGKDLTTYSDFTVGPGDRIAFTISWQPSHNEPPALPEPEVALEATEAFWREWVEHCTYHGPYRDAVVRSLITLKALTYAPTGGIVAAPTTSLPEEIGGVRNWDYRFTWLRDAAITLSSLLRTGYREEARAWREWLLRAVAGDPENLQIMYGIAGERELAEAELTWLPGYENSQPVRVGNGAAGQLQLDVYGEVTEALHLAHMTGLARNDYASVLQLKLIRYLEEHWDEPDEGIWEVRGPRRHFVHSKVMAWVAVDRTVKLIESGDVDGPLERWRELRDEIHRDVCERGYDAERNTFTQSYGSKELDASLLLIPQMGFLPPDDKRVIGTIEAIQRELSTEDGFVMRYPTAGEDAGVDGLEGDEGAFLACSFWLADDLAMIGRVDEARKLFEKLLGLRNDLGLLAEEWDPKNQRQVGNFPQAFSHVPLIDTALRLTASGAYGG